One window from the genome of Mucilaginibacter ginsenosidivorans encodes:
- a CDS encoding class I SAM-dependent methyltransferase, protein MDHSTCPVCGSPLKVLFKLRFNVYKCDNCGLLNSDAQFEHSFESALEAGARDPGLKALRLQNFITIIAKLKAAKKGDLNGLEIGSGNGWWLETCQSQKVGCIGIEPEHVYEDYHQEKKLDVIYGFYPDVSPKKEGGYDFIIFNDVFEHIPDINSLVESLKQDLGDDGILIINIPMSTGFFYRIATLLHKFGMNGPLTRMWQFNFHSPHMNYFNESNMKVLLEKHGFNCAEVFKLKSLDIQSTKDRMLADKNMSKWKASLMTSALKVMKPAIDSSEPDIKAFFFKKRPGK, encoded by the coding sequence ATGGATCATTCCACCTGCCCCGTTTGCGGAAGTCCGCTTAAAGTACTGTTCAAGCTGCGTTTCAATGTCTATAAATGCGATAACTGCGGCCTGCTGAATTCAGATGCGCAGTTCGAGCATTCGTTCGAATCGGCCCTCGAGGCCGGTGCGCGCGACCCGGGCCTGAAGGCGTTGCGGCTGCAGAACTTTATCACCATCATAGCCAAACTAAAAGCCGCAAAAAAAGGTGACCTAAACGGTTTGGAAATAGGCAGCGGCAATGGCTGGTGGCTGGAAACCTGTCAAAGCCAGAAAGTTGGCTGTATCGGTATCGAACCGGAGCATGTTTACGAGGATTATCACCAGGAAAAAAAGCTGGATGTTATCTACGGTTTCTATCCTGATGTCAGTCCTAAAAAAGAGGGCGGCTACGATTTCATCATTTTTAATGATGTCTTCGAACATATCCCTGATATCAACAGCCTGGTTGAAAGCCTGAAACAAGACCTTGGGGATGATGGCATCCTGATCATTAACATACCCATGAGCACCGGCTTCTTTTACAGGATTGCAACATTGCTGCATAAATTCGGCATGAACGGTCCTTTAACCCGCATGTGGCAATTTAATTTTCACAGTCCGCACATGAATTATTTTAACGAGAGCAACATGAAAGTGCTTTTGGAAAAACACGGGTTCAATTGCGCAGAGGTCTTCAAACTAAAATCGCTGGATATTCAAAGCACCAAGGACCGTATGCTGGCCGACAAAAATATGAGCAAATGGAAAGCCTCGCTGATGACCTCGGCGCTGAAAGTAATGAAACCTGCTATTGACAGCTCGGAGCCCGATATTAAGGCGTTTTTCTTTAAGAAACGCCCTGGCAAATAG
- a CDS encoding DUF2304 domain-containing protein translates to MLRIQIITIIANILFILYISRLIVKGKLREEYAIVWIICTVFLMVFSFWTDGLELLRKVTGVVVAANLVFTGFIFAILIYLLHLSVVASKLYNDNKKLGQEIALLKEEFNKHLESKK, encoded by the coding sequence ATGCTTAGGATACAGATCATCACCATCATCGCGAACATTTTGTTCATCCTGTACATTTCGCGTCTTATTGTAAAAGGCAAACTGCGCGAGGAGTATGCCATTGTCTGGATAATATGTACGGTTTTTTTAATGGTTTTCTCGTTCTGGACCGATGGCCTCGAGCTTTTGCGAAAAGTAACGGGTGTTGTGGTTGCCGCAAACCTCGTGTTCACTGGCTTTATCTTCGCGATATTGATATACCTGCTGCACCTGAGCGTAGTAGCATCAAAACTATATAACGACAACAAAAAACTTGGCCAGGAAATAGCTTTGCTAAAGGAAGAGTTCAACAAGCACCTGGAAAGTAAAAAATAG
- a CDS encoding glycosyltransferase family 2 protein: MPGKILIVIPCYNEEASLPLLLPGLLATTLPQGYQLEALIVNDCSKDNTSAVAKKHKATVIDLPVNLGIGGAVQTGILYARDNGFDMAIQLDGDGQHPPKELPKLINHHLETGANVVIGSRFLEKEGFQSSFARRMGIKYFHWVNLLLTGQQIYDSTSGFRLFDRKAIELASIYYPDEYPEPESLVVFSKAGLKVAEVAVVMAARQGGQSSIRSFGSLYYCFKVSLAMFFSFIRKL; encoded by the coding sequence ATGCCCGGCAAAATCCTGATCGTGATACCTTGTTACAATGAAGAGGCCTCGCTGCCATTGCTTTTACCCGGGTTACTCGCCACCACATTACCGCAGGGCTACCAGTTGGAAGCGCTCATCGTTAACGACTGCTCAAAGGACAATACTTCCGCTGTAGCAAAAAAACATAAGGCGACAGTGATAGATCTGCCGGTAAACCTTGGCATTGGCGGCGCAGTGCAAACCGGCATTTTATATGCCCGCGATAACGGCTTCGATATGGCTATTCAGCTGGATGGCGACGGGCAGCATCCGCCGAAAGAGTTGCCCAAGCTCATTAATCATCACCTCGAAACCGGCGCCAACGTGGTTATCGGTTCGCGTTTTTTAGAGAAGGAGGGGTTTCAGTCGTCGTTCGCACGCAGGATGGGTATCAAATATTTTCATTGGGTTAATTTGTTGCTCACCGGGCAGCAGATATACGACAGCACGTCCGGTTTCCGCCTGTTCGACCGCAAGGCCATCGAACTAGCGTCCATCTACTATCCTGATGAATATCCTGAGCCTGAATCGCTGGTTGTATTTTCCAAAGCCGGGCTTAAAGTCGCCGAGGTGGCCGTGGTAATGGCTGCCAGGCAGGGCGGGCAATCGTCCATCCGCAGCTTCGGCTCGTTATATTATTGCTTTAAAGTGAGCCTGGCCATGTTCTTTTCATTCATTCGTAAACTCTGA
- a CDS encoding caspase family protein translates to MKRLILLFAFAVACCATKATTIYEIKYTFANTGDRIYAAFLVRYENNTGFMRVRYIVNGKAKVVNMDFDEVRGNYTIDGANNETIRFTGKNPVFILGEATDKYYPDYLWFKKLPGESTFRPWGVTSPNPNGTTDQGTITSVRLLNTSDITEDYANYFFGRSEPFFVNLFNTSSGNNTSSYASNSGSIKLIMIANTNDDNIGSTCQRDIDHVKGMFRDVSRMLNLGFEYKEISGDNFGKATVVNTLNSMSTSNNDILIFCYSGHGFHYRNDESNAYPQFDLRSGKFDALDANTLNLSDIYSMLKPQNAHLKIILSDCCNSYLNIAKPFGNSRAATARSIVQWSRSNCQSLFLNQSGVVVATAASKGETAKCNADIGGFFIYNFVKSLDKSLSVFEGNTSWSNIISETRSAVLEMTNGQNCNESICSETAVSYVKIN, encoded by the coding sequence ATGAAAAGGCTCATTTTACTATTTGCGTTTGCCGTTGCTTGTTGCGCTACAAAGGCGACAACTATTTACGAGATCAAATACACATTTGCGAATACCGGCGACAGGATATATGCCGCGTTTTTGGTGAGGTATGAGAATAATACCGGTTTTATGCGCGTGAGATACATCGTCAATGGAAAGGCAAAGGTTGTAAATATGGATTTTGATGAAGTGCGCGGTAATTACACGATTGACGGCGCCAATAATGAAACGATACGGTTCACAGGCAAAAACCCCGTTTTTATTTTAGGCGAGGCAACAGATAAATATTACCCTGATTATTTATGGTTCAAGAAACTACCGGGTGAAAGCACATTCAGGCCATGGGGCGTGACATCGCCCAATCCAAATGGCACAACGGACCAGGGAACCATTACCAGCGTTCGGCTGTTAAATACGAGCGACATAACCGAGGACTATGCCAACTATTTTTTCGGGCGGTCCGAACCGTTCTTTGTTAACCTGTTCAATACTTCTTCGGGCAATAATACAAGTTCGTATGCTTCAAATTCGGGCTCCATCAAGCTGATCATGATAGCCAATACCAACGATGATAATATCGGCAGTACCTGCCAGCGGGATATCGATCACGTTAAAGGCATGTTCAGGGATGTATCACGAATGCTGAACCTGGGGTTTGAATATAAGGAGATATCGGGCGATAATTTTGGTAAGGCCACCGTTGTTAACACGCTGAACTCGATGAGCACATCGAATAATGATATATTGATATTTTGTTATTCGGGCCATGGGTTTCACTACCGGAATGATGAAAGTAACGCCTACCCGCAATTTGATCTGCGGAGCGGCAAGTTTGACGCTCTCGATGCCAATACCCTTAACCTTTCGGATATTTATTCGATGCTAAAACCGCAAAATGCGCATCTCAAAATAATTTTATCCGATTGCTGCAACAGTTATCTCAATATAGCCAAACCGTTCGGCAATTCAAGGGCCGCAACAGCACGTTCGATCGTGCAATGGAGCAGGTCCAACTGCCAGTCGTTATTCCTTAACCAATCGGGTGTAGTTGTGGCAACGGCGGCATCAAAGGGCGAGACTGCCAAGTGCAATGCCGATATAGGCGGCTTTTTCATTTATAATTTTGTTAAATCGCTCGATAAGTCGCTAAGCGTATTTGAAGGGAATACATCATGGTCCAATATCATATCCGAAACCAGGAGTGCCGTGCTTGAAATGACGAACGGGCAGAATTGCAACGAGTCGATATGCTCAGAAACCGCAGTTAGTTACGTAAAAATAAACTAA
- the recO gene encoding DNA repair protein RecO produces the protein MLHKTRGIVFKTTDYGESSVIVQVFTEKFGLQSYIINGVKKPRAKISRNMLQPMHLLDLVVYHKNTGSVQRIAELKNSPLLQSIPYDVIKSSLAIFLNEVLYKAVRQQSADENLFDFIFNAIEWLDHQHEGLANFHLLFLVRLTRYLGFFPEQFKAEGFDYFDMKAGTFSRYKPEGFYYLSPPHTQNFGVLLQCSFEGLGKLHFSNDERRYLLQKLLEYYALHVEGFGNIRSHEVLEEVLG, from the coding sequence ATGCTGCATAAAACCCGTGGCATCGTTTTCAAAACTACCGACTACGGCGAGAGCAGCGTCATCGTCCAGGTTTTTACAGAAAAGTTTGGCCTGCAATCATATATCATCAACGGCGTAAAAAAGCCGAGGGCCAAAATTAGCCGCAACATGCTGCAGCCTATGCACCTGCTCGACCTGGTAGTGTATCATAAAAACACCGGCTCAGTACAGCGCATAGCCGAACTGAAAAACTCGCCTTTATTGCAAAGCATCCCTTATGATGTTATCAAAAGCAGCCTGGCTATTTTCCTGAACGAAGTACTTTACAAGGCCGTCCGGCAGCAATCGGCCGATGAGAATTTGTTTGATTTCATCTTCAACGCCATTGAATGGCTAGACCACCAGCATGAAGGGCTGGCTAATTTTCACCTGCTGTTCCTGGTAAGGCTCACCCGTTACCTCGGTTTTTTTCCCGAACAATTTAAAGCCGAAGGTTTTGACTACTTCGATATGAAAGCCGGTACTTTTAGCCGTTATAAACCGGAAGGGTTTTACTATTTATCACCGCCACATACACAAAACTTTGGCGTATTGCTGCAATGCAGCTTTGAAGGACTGGGCAAGCTGCATTTTTCTAACGATGAGCGACGCTACCTCCTGCAAAAACTATTGGAATATTATGCCCTGCATGTGGAGGGGTTCGGCAATATCAGGTCGCACGAGGTTTTGGAGGAGGTGTTGGGGTAA
- a CDS encoding diacylglycerol kinase family protein gives MKKFTRGFGYAFKGLWYAAKTQLNFRVHLICTIIALVLGYILDISVTEWLWIFICIGLVLLTELLNTALELLCDVISPEYNEKIGHVKDISAGAVLVTAITSLVIGAVIFLPKLLLLIHHAA, from the coding sequence ATGAAAAAATTCACCCGGGGATTCGGTTATGCATTTAAAGGGCTTTGGTACGCAGCCAAAACACAACTTAATTTCCGCGTGCATTTAATTTGCACCATTATAGCGCTCGTCCTGGGTTATATACTCGATATCTCCGTTACCGAATGGCTCTGGATCTTTATTTGTATCGGACTGGTCCTACTCACCGAACTGCTGAACACCGCACTTGAACTTTTATGCGATGTCATCTCGCCGGAATACAACGAAAAAATAGGCCATGTTAAAGATATAAGCGCCGGTGCGGTGCTGGTGACGGCTATTACCTCTCTTGTTATCGGCGCCGTTATTTTCCTGCCCAAATTATTGTTGCTTATCCATCATGCTGCATAA
- a CDS encoding SDR family oxidoreductase has product MDLKLKNKVALVLAASKGLGRASALALSAEGAKVAICSRNADELKQTAAEIHKETGNPVIAIAADVSDAAQVLDLIHKTAATFGGIDILVNNGGGPPFAQFETFDDEAWQKAFELTLFAFARTGREVLPYMKKAGGGRIINIISGSVKAVLNNAVLSTAMRMGVVGMAKLMADELGPYQITVNNIAPGLILTDRVKEVLPKDIDHDQAIKERSKTIPARRIGKPEELGALVAFLASEQAAYISGTTIQVDGGASRGIF; this is encoded by the coding sequence ATGGATCTTAAACTCAAAAATAAAGTAGCCCTGGTGCTTGCCGCCAGCAAGGGACTGGGCCGGGCATCGGCATTGGCGTTATCCGCAGAAGGCGCGAAAGTGGCCATCTGCTCGCGCAATGCGGATGAGCTCAAACAAACAGCGGCTGAAATTCACAAAGAAACCGGTAACCCGGTGATCGCTATTGCCGCGGATGTTTCGGATGCGGCGCAGGTGCTTGACCTTATTCACAAAACTGCTGCGACGTTCGGCGGGATAGATATTTTGGTGAATAACGGCGGCGGTCCGCCTTTTGCCCAATTTGAAACTTTTGACGACGAGGCCTGGCAAAAGGCGTTTGAATTAACCCTTTTTGCTTTTGCGCGCACCGGTCGCGAGGTGCTGCCATACATGAAAAAGGCAGGCGGCGGGCGTATTATCAACATCATAAGCGGATCGGTAAAGGCGGTATTGAACAATGCAGTGCTTTCTACCGCTATGCGCATGGGTGTTGTGGGTATGGCCAAACTGATGGCGGATGAATTGGGTCCTTACCAGATCACGGTAAATAACATAGCGCCGGGATTGATCCTGACCGACCGGGTAAAAGAGGTTTTGCCAAAGGATATTGACCACGACCAGGCTATTAAAGAGCGCTCAAAAACCATCCCCGCAAGACGGATCGGCAAACCGGAAGAGTTAGGCGCTTTGGTGGCTTTCCTGGCTTCAGAACAGGCCGCCTACATCAGCGGAACGACCATACAGGTGGACGGAGGCGCAAGCAGGGGGATTTTTTAG